Within Actinomycetota bacterium, the genomic segment CGACCTGAGGCATTTCGTAGCCACACGCCTGCTGGCCAACGGGGTCGACATCCGCACCGTCGCCGGCCGCCTCGGCCACCGCAACCCCAACGTCACCCTCAACGTCTACGCCCACTTCCTCCCCGAAGCCGACCGGGACGCGGCCGACCTCTTAGGCAGGCTGCTGGCCCCGCCAGCCGACAACGGGTCCTAGAAACCACGCTCGGAAGTGTCCACCTCATCTGCATCGGAAGCCCACGTCGAACGCTGTGAGGTGCTGTTGTAACAGTACCTGTTACAGTCGATGATCGCCTCGTCGACTGGTCCGAGATCTCGGACACCTATCAGTGGTCTGGCCTCCTCCTCGGAAACGGCGCCAGCCGCGCAGTTTGGCCGGGTTTCGACTACCCGTCCCTGTACGACCGCGCCCGGATGTCCACCAGCGCCCCGCTCGAGCCAGAGGCAGTACGTGTCTTCGAGGCACTCGGCTCGACGAACTTCGAATACGTTCTCCGCTCACTGGGGGCCTCTGCCAGGATCAATGTCTGCCTCGATCTCGACGCAGCACCGATCCATACGATCT encodes:
- a CDS encoding DUF4917 family protein, which codes for MSDTYQWSGLLLGNGASRAVWPGFDYPSLYDRARMSTSAPLEPEAVRVFEALGSTNFEYVLRSLGASARINVCLDLDAAPIHTIYDNVRLALAGAVQASHVNWNAIEHLRAAVTCF